A stretch of Acidimicrobiales bacterium DNA encodes these proteins:
- a CDS encoding phytanoyl-CoA dioxygenase family protein, with protein sequence MTTDILEDAERLSAAGAWDEAIDLLTVANRASRDDQIERKITDLRHRSWVALTSAVPDPPVPADPAAPPIGASGLPEISLQEMTAGAVRAALESHGALYVPAALDQTAVQSLIGTIERALAQVTDPDDLDDRGDSTYYPLKADRLALDTLPERPQALRRRFITEAGGVLLADSPRGMFELLELYGSLGLHDVVQDFLGDRPVMSANKCTMRRVEPDKIGGWHQDGAFLGDHIRAINIWLALTDCGVDAPGLDLVADRMDHIVETGTEGSFFDWAVGDPVIERLNAPIVRPQITAGDIVIFDEMNLHRTATAPGMTVHRHAIEFWCFAASTYPKGHIPLVW encoded by the coding sequence ATGACCACCGACATCCTCGAGGACGCCGAGCGACTGAGCGCGGCCGGGGCGTGGGACGAAGCAATCGACCTCCTGACCGTCGCGAACCGGGCCAGCCGGGACGACCAGATCGAACGCAAGATCACCGATCTCCGCCACCGCAGCTGGGTCGCCCTCACCTCGGCCGTGCCGGACCCACCCGTGCCGGCCGACCCGGCGGCGCCGCCCATCGGTGCATCCGGCCTGCCGGAGATCTCGCTCCAGGAGATGACCGCCGGCGCCGTCCGTGCGGCCCTCGAGTCCCACGGCGCCCTCTATGTCCCCGCCGCGCTGGACCAGACCGCGGTCCAGTCGCTCATCGGCACCATCGAGCGGGCGCTCGCCCAGGTGACGGACCCGGACGACCTCGACGACCGCGGCGACAGCACCTACTACCCGCTGAAGGCGGACCGGCTCGCCCTCGACACCCTGCCCGAACGACCCCAGGCCCTCCGGCGCCGGTTCATCACCGAAGCCGGCGGTGTGCTGCTGGCCGACAGTCCCCGCGGCATGTTCGAACTCCTCGAGCTCTACGGCTCGCTCGGGCTCCACGACGTGGTGCAGGACTTCCTCGGCGACCGCCCGGTCATGTCGGCGAACAAGTGCACGATGCGCCGGGTCGAGCCCGACAAGATCGGTGGCTGGCATCAGGACGGCGCCTTCCTGGGCGACCACATCCGGGCGATCAACATCTGGCTGGCGTTGACGGACTGCGGCGTCGACGCGCCCGGGCTCGACCTCGTCGCCGACCGCATGGACCACATCGTCGAGACCGGCACCGAGGGCTCCTTCTTCGATTGGGCCGTCGGCGACCCGGTCATCGAGCGCCTGAACGCGCCGATCGTCCGCCCCCAGATCACGGCGGGCGACATCGTGATCTTCGACGAGATGAACCTGCACCGCACGGCGACCGCGCCCGGCATGACCGTCCACCGTCACGCCATCGAGTTCTGGTGCTTCGCCGCGTCGACCTACCCGAAGGGTCACATCCCGCTGGTCTGGTGA
- a CDS encoding 2OG-Fe(II) oxygenase family protein, with protein MDLVPTVDISDPTATSLAALDTACADHGFFLLTGHGLDDLIDRTWRATEAFFASDPANKEAIRRSPEAMLGWYDRELTKQKRDSKEVFDFIDPEIPAEHNPNRWPAGPDGFRQTMTDFFDGFARLAARTLDLVQRTLELDPALAATHTTARTTSTVRLNHYPVGDPVPADERDGLNPLGDVALGHHTDPGVLTLLLQDDTGGLQAESSEHGWIDVEPRPGTIVVNLADTLQVWTNDRYKAAVHRVVPMTDRSRYSIPFFSNPPRDCVIEPIGELAATGPRYRPFTWREFIRGRAEDNFADYGAEDIQISHFAIDPAGASA; from the coding sequence ATGGATCTCGTCCCGACCGTCGACATCAGCGACCCGACGGCGACCTCGCTGGCCGCACTCGACACCGCCTGCGCCGACCACGGGTTCTTCCTCCTGACCGGCCACGGCCTCGACGACTTGATCGATCGGACCTGGCGCGCGACCGAGGCGTTCTTCGCGTCCGACCCGGCGAACAAGGAGGCCATCCGCCGCAGTCCCGAGGCGATGCTCGGCTGGTACGACCGCGAGCTCACGAAACAGAAGCGCGACAGCAAGGAGGTCTTCGACTTCATCGATCCGGAGATCCCCGCCGAACACAATCCGAACCGCTGGCCGGCCGGTCCGGACGGGTTCCGTCAGACGATGACCGACTTCTTCGACGGTTTCGCCCGGCTCGCGGCGCGCACGCTCGACCTGGTGCAGCGCACCCTCGAACTCGATCCGGCGCTCGCCGCGACGCACACCACGGCCCGCACCACGAGCACGGTCCGGCTCAACCACTATCCGGTCGGTGACCCCGTCCCGGCGGACGAGCGGGACGGCCTCAACCCGCTCGGCGATGTCGCGCTCGGCCACCACACCGACCCGGGGGTGCTCACCCTGCTCCTCCAGGACGACACCGGCGGGCTCCAGGCCGAGTCGTCCGAACACGGCTGGATCGACGTCGAGCCCCGGCCGGGCACCATCGTCGTCAACCTCGCCGACACCCTCCAGGTCTGGACCAACGACCGCTACAAGGCGGCCGTGCACCGGGTCGTGCCGATGACCGACCGCAGCCGTTACTCCATCCCCTTCTTCTCGAACCCGCCCCGGGACTGCGTGATCGAGCCCATCGGCGAGCTCGCGGCCACCGGCCCCCGCTACCGGCCGTTCACCTGGCGGGAGTTCATCCGGGGCCGGGCCGAGGACAACTTCGCCGACTATGGCGCCGAGGACATCCAGATCTCCCACTTCGCCATCGACCCGGCGGGCGCCTCGGCGTGA
- a CDS encoding EthD domain-containing protein, producing MDATRALLHLVPAGGHDLGPALASVGPALTVLRRDPACFHGAASPQTAAVEAAGDAIDALVDVATELGPLIDAARSMAIVGRDRVFIEPAAPASVRYQYLMHRRADFTHDEYLHRYETVHVEFGLRTPNLEGYVQLHVDFDASAALGESTGLRAEPCDSMSELHLRSVEHFLEGIVAHPDVGREATEDEERFVDRGRSFGFAHRVV from the coding sequence GTGGACGCGACCCGAGCCCTGCTCCACCTCGTGCCCGCGGGCGGGCATGACCTCGGGCCCGCGCTCGCCTCGGTGGGTCCTGCGCTCACCGTGCTCCGGCGGGACCCAGCCTGCTTCCACGGCGCCGCGTCGCCCCAGACCGCGGCCGTCGAGGCCGCAGGCGACGCGATCGACGCCCTCGTGGACGTCGCCACCGAGCTCGGGCCGCTGATCGACGCCGCGCGTTCGATGGCGATCGTCGGCCGCGACCGGGTCTTCATCGAACCGGCAGCGCCGGCCTCGGTCCGCTATCAGTACCTCATGCATCGGCGGGCCGACTTCACCCACGACGAGTACCTCCACCGCTACGAGACGGTCCACGTCGAGTTCGGCCTGCGCACGCCCAACCTCGAGGGCTACGTCCAGCTCCATGTCGACTTCGACGCCTCCGCGGCGTTGGGCGAGTCGACCGGGCTGCGGGCCGAGCCGTGCGACTCGATGTCCGAGCTGCACCTGCGATCGGTGGAACACTTCCTCGAGGGCATCGTCGCCCACCCGGACGTGGGTCGGGAGGCCACCGAGGACGAGGAGCGCTTCGTCGACCGCGGTCGTTCATTCGGCTTCGCCCACCGCGTCGTGTAA
- a CDS encoding LLM class flavin-dependent oxidoreductase: protein MFILRFDFRLAPHSPASMGELYAAALEMCEWGEANGAMLGLFSEHHSSSDGYLPSPLVMAGAAAARTSTLPINVGALLALMYDPVKLAEDMVVLDHLSQGRVTYTVGLGYRDAEFAMFGVDPRRRGALMDERLEVLTRALRGERFEWDGRTIEVTPAPFTAGGPTVMYGGGSAAAARRAGRLGMMFVPQHADPALADAYDAAAIEAGNPPGLCMAPGDGSPTSLFVADDPDAAWAEIGEYLLHDAVTYAEWTGDAAALSVSRATSVDELRAENGAYRIVTTDEARTLRDRYGTLALQPLCGGIPPTLAWPYLHTLATL from the coding sequence ATGTTCATCCTGCGCTTCGATTTCCGGCTCGCTCCCCACTCGCCCGCGTCGATGGGCGAGCTCTACGCGGCCGCGCTCGAGATGTGCGAATGGGGCGAGGCGAACGGCGCGATGCTCGGCCTTTTCTCCGAGCACCATTCGTCGAGCGACGGCTATCTGCCGTCACCGCTCGTGATGGCCGGCGCCGCGGCCGCCCGCACGTCGACGCTGCCGATCAACGTCGGCGCGCTGCTCGCCCTGATGTACGACCCCGTGAAGCTCGCCGAGGACATGGTGGTCCTCGACCACCTCAGCCAGGGGCGGGTGACCTACACGGTCGGGCTGGGCTACCGCGACGCCGAGTTCGCGATGTTCGGCGTGGATCCGCGGCGCCGCGGCGCCCTCATGGACGAGCGGCTCGAGGTGCTGACCCGAGCGCTGCGGGGCGAGCGCTTCGAGTGGGACGGCCGCACCATCGAGGTGACACCGGCGCCGTTCACGGCGGGCGGCCCCACCGTCATGTACGGCGGTGGCAGTGCGGCGGCGGCCCGTCGGGCCGGCCGGCTCGGGATGATGTTCGTGCCCCAGCATGCGGACCCGGCGTTGGCCGACGCCTACGACGCCGCCGCGATCGAGGCGGGCAATCCGCCGGGGCTGTGCATGGCTCCCGGCGACGGTTCACCGACGTCGCTGTTCGTCGCCGACGACCCCGACGCCGCCTGGGCCGAGATCGGCGAGTACCTGCTCCACGACGCCGTGACCTATGCCGAATGGACGGGCGACGCCGCCGCCCTGTCCGTCAGCCGGGCCACCAGCGTCGACGAGCTCCGCGCCGAGAACGGGGCGTACCGCATCGTCACCACCGACGAAGCCCGCACCCTGCGCGACCGCTACGGCACCCTCGCCCTCCAGCCCCTCTGCGGCGGCATCCCGCCCACCCTCGCCTGGCCCTACCTCCACACCCTCGCCACCCTCTAG
- a CDS encoding glutamine--tRNA ligase/YqeY domain fusion protein — protein MTDFIREKIAADCSDGPYGGRVQTRFPPEPNGFLHIGHAKSITLNFSVADEFDGTCVLRFDDTNPDTEDSRFVEAIQDDVRWLGFEPGEPAFASDYFRQLHEWAVQLIEKGLAYVDDQDAETISLNRGGFTTPGTDSPWRDRSIEENLDLFARMTAGEFGEGEKVLRAKIDMNHENMQMRDPVMYRIRHTHHFRTGDEWKVYPTYDWAHGQSDAIEGTTHSLCTLEFDTHRPLYDWFMEQLELDGDRPRQTEFARLNLTHTVLSKRKLRQLVDEGHVDGWDDPRMPTLRGLRRRGYPPEAIREFASHIGIARVNGTHEIELLESFVRTHLNTHAQRRMAVLDPIEVVITNWPEGLVDVREAVNNPENEADGTREVPFSGRLFIERDDFMVDPPKKFFRLAPGREVRLRAGYFITCDDVETDADGNVTRLRCTYDPETAGGQAPDGRKVKATIHWVSAEHAVDAEVRLYDRLFTAEHPGADGEDPLASLNPASREVRTGCKLEPALADTPLGEVVQFERLGYFAHDLDTPLVFHRTVGLRDEWANIQKRQSKP, from the coding sequence GTGACCGACTTCATTCGCGAGAAGATCGCCGCTGACTGTTCCGACGGGCCCTACGGCGGCCGGGTGCAGACGCGCTTCCCGCCGGAGCCGAACGGGTTCCTCCACATCGGTCACGCCAAGTCGATCACGCTCAACTTCAGCGTGGCCGACGAGTTCGACGGGACGTGCGTCCTTCGATTCGACGACACCAATCCCGACACCGAGGACAGCCGGTTCGTCGAGGCGATCCAGGACGACGTGCGCTGGCTCGGTTTCGAGCCCGGGGAGCCCGCCTTCGCGTCGGACTACTTCCGCCAGCTCCACGAGTGGGCGGTGCAGCTGATCGAGAAGGGGCTCGCCTATGTCGACGACCAGGACGCCGAGACCATCTCGCTGAACCGCGGTGGGTTCACCACCCCCGGTACCGATTCACCATGGCGGGACCGCTCCATCGAGGAGAACCTCGACCTCTTCGCCCGGATGACGGCGGGCGAGTTCGGCGAGGGCGAGAAGGTCCTGCGGGCCAAGATCGACATGAACCACGAGAACATGCAGATGCGTGATCCCGTGATGTACCGCATCCGCCACACCCACCACTTCCGCACCGGCGACGAGTGGAAGGTGTATCCCACCTACGACTGGGCCCACGGGCAGAGCGATGCCATAGAGGGCACCACGCACTCGCTGTGCACGCTCGAGTTCGACACCCATCGGCCGCTCTACGACTGGTTCATGGAGCAACTCGAGCTCGACGGGGATCGCCCCCGTCAGACCGAGTTCGCCCGGCTCAACCTGACCCACACGGTGCTGTCGAAGCGCAAGCTCCGTCAGCTGGTCGACGAGGGCCATGTCGACGGGTGGGACGACCCCCGCATGCCGACGCTTCGAGGCCTGCGGCGGCGCGGCTACCCGCCGGAGGCGATCCGCGAGTTCGCGTCGCACATCGGGATCGCCCGCGTCAACGGCACCCACGAGATCGAGCTGCTCGAGTCGTTCGTGCGGACCCACCTCAACACGCACGCCCAGCGGCGCATGGCCGTCCTCGATCCGATCGAGGTCGTCATCACGAACTGGCCCGAGGGTCTCGTGGACGTGCGGGAAGCGGTCAACAATCCGGAGAACGAGGCGGACGGCACCCGTGAGGTTCCGTTCAGCGGCCGGTTGTTCATCGAACGCGACGACTTCATGGTCGACCCGCCGAAGAAGTTCTTCCGGCTCGCCCCCGGGCGTGAAGTCCGGTTGCGGGCCGGCTACTTCATCACGTGCGACGACGTGGAGACCGACGCCGATGGCAACGTCACCCGCCTGCGGTGCACCTACGACCCGGAGACGGCCGGCGGGCAGGCCCCCGACGGGCGCAAGGTGAAGGCGACGATCCACTGGGTCTCCGCCGAGCATGCGGTCGACGCCGAGGTGCGGCTCTACGACCGCCTGTTCACCGCCGAGCACCCTGGCGCGGACGGCGAAGACCCGCTGGCGTCACTCAACCCGGCGTCGCGCGAGGTCCGCACCGGCTGCAAGCTCGAGCCGGCGCTGGCCGACACCCCGCTCGGCGAGGTCGTGCAGTTCGAACGGCTGGGCTACTTCGCCCACGATCTCGACACGCCCCTCGTGTTCCACCGCACCGTCGGCCTCCGCGACGAATGGGCCAACATCCAGAAGCGCCAGTCGAAGCCCTGA
- a CDS encoding TIGR03617 family F420-dependent LLM class oxidoreductase → MSITVPTEDPRDARTIYPELEAIGYDRAFSFEAKHDPFLALAVAGEHTSRIELGTAIAIAFARTPMTLANTGWDLQATTGGRFVLGLGSQIKPHIEQRYSMPWSKPAARMREMVQGIRAIWQAWETGERLRFEGEFYTHTRMIPAFDPGPNPFGPPPIFTAGFGPRSTAVAGEVADGFLVHPVNSRRSLQELTLPAIATGANRAGRDPADVEVVCVTTIVTGRTEEEYERSRAGVRGQLAFYATTPAYLPVFELHGYGDLHPVLNAMAKENRWDEMPALIDDELIETIAVVGEPHEIAPKIRERLAGISDHVSLVNNRAPDPRHFAEIVDGLKRPPA, encoded by the coding sequence GTGAGCATCACCGTCCCGACCGAGGATCCCCGCGACGCCCGGACGATCTATCCGGAGCTCGAAGCGATCGGCTACGACCGGGCGTTCAGCTTCGAGGCGAAGCACGATCCGTTCCTGGCGCTCGCGGTCGCCGGCGAGCACACCAGCCGGATCGAGCTGGGCACTGCGATCGCGATCGCGTTCGCCCGCACCCCGATGACGCTCGCCAACACCGGTTGGGACCTTCAGGCCACCACCGGCGGACGTTTCGTGCTCGGTCTCGGCTCGCAGATCAAGCCCCACATCGAGCAGCGCTACTCGATGCCCTGGTCGAAGCCGGCCGCCCGTATGCGGGAGATGGTGCAGGGCATCCGGGCGATCTGGCAGGCATGGGAGACGGGGGAGCGACTCCGTTTCGAGGGCGAGTTCTACACGCACACGCGGATGATCCCGGCGTTCGATCCCGGGCCGAACCCGTTCGGTCCGCCGCCGATCTTCACCGCCGGGTTCGGGCCACGGTCGACAGCGGTCGCGGGCGAGGTGGCGGACGGCTTCCTCGTCCACCCGGTCAACAGCCGGCGCTCGCTGCAGGAGCTGACGCTGCCGGCGATCGCGACCGGCGCGAACCGAGCGGGGAGGGATCCGGCGGATGTGGAGGTCGTCTGCGTCACGACGATCGTCACCGGCCGCACCGAGGAGGAGTACGAACGCTCGCGCGCCGGCGTGCGCGGACAGCTCGCCTTCTACGCGACGACGCCCGCCTACCTGCCCGTGTTCGAGCTCCACGGCTACGGCGACCTGCATCCGGTGCTCAACGCGATGGCGAAGGAGAACCGGTGGGACGAGATGCCGGCGCTGATCGACGACGAGCTCATCGAGACCATCGCGGTCGTCGGCGAGCCCCACGAGATCGCGCCGAAGATCCGCGAGCGGCTCGCCGGCATCAGCGACCACGTCAGCCTCGTCAACAATCGGGCGCCGGATCCGCGCCACTTCGCCGAGATCGTGGACGGCCTGAAGCGCCCGCCTGCGTAG
- a CDS encoding metalloregulator ArsR/SmtB family transcription factor translates to MSTAARALGALHDPTRRRVLELMRSGERSVRELTDELDISQPAVSQHLRVLREADLVAVRPQGARRLYRIDPDGLSAVRAWVDSFWDDALGAFAEHASKETSP, encoded by the coding sequence ATGTCTACGGCAGCCCGGGCGCTCGGCGCCCTCCACGATCCGACCCGCCGGCGGGTGCTCGAGCTGATGCGATCCGGCGAACGCAGCGTGCGGGAGCTGACCGACGAGCTCGACATCTCCCAGCCCGCCGTCTCGCAGCACCTGCGAGTGCTCCGCGAAGCCGACCTCGTCGCCGTGCGCCCCCAGGGAGCGCGCCGGCTCTACCGGATCGACCCCGACGGCCTCAGCGCGGTGCGGGCCTGGGTCGACTCGTTCTGGGACGACGCCCTCGGCGCGTTCGCCGAACACGCCTCGAAGGAGACGTCGCCATGA
- a CDS encoding SRPBCC domain-containing protein: MTTPPPVVRAAWVPRTPDDAFRIFTEEIGAWWPLPTHGIFGDESGGVVFADDRVVERSLSGEESVWAEVRVWEPPARLVLSWHPGRDHDDASEVEVNFHADEDGTRVVLEHRGWETFGADAMGRRRSYVGPNAWGHALDHFADGAESPADRSELEALDAAYAMFFAEAETGGFGPAPAGEWTAAEVIAHVALNDLAMIGVCQAIVHGRTTTFANERCQDPAVLARWTTAAGDQTGLIDRGRATSRQVVAALARLTPEQLAAEVHCRLLHAGAVMLDGPRPWGGVAIETQAEMHLPAHVGQLRALRPA, encoded by the coding sequence ATGACCACACCCCCGCCCGTTGTTCGCGCCGCCTGGGTCCCCCGCACGCCGGACGACGCGTTCCGGATCTTCACCGAGGAGATCGGCGCGTGGTGGCCGCTCCCGACCCACGGCATCTTCGGCGACGAGTCCGGGGGCGTCGTGTTCGCCGACGATCGCGTGGTCGAACGTTCGCTCAGCGGCGAGGAGTCGGTGTGGGCCGAAGTTCGGGTCTGGGAGCCGCCGGCGCGGCTCGTTCTCTCGTGGCATCCGGGCCGCGACCACGACGACGCGTCCGAGGTGGAGGTGAACTTCCACGCCGACGAAGACGGCACGCGCGTCGTGCTCGAGCATCGAGGCTGGGAGACGTTCGGTGCCGATGCCATGGGTCGGCGTCGGTCCTACGTCGGGCCCAACGCGTGGGGCCACGCCCTCGACCACTTCGCCGACGGTGCCGAGTCGCCGGCCGACCGGTCCGAACTCGAAGCACTCGATGCCGCGTACGCGATGTTCTTCGCCGAAGCCGAGACCGGCGGCTTCGGTCCCGCGCCGGCCGGCGAGTGGACCGCCGCGGAGGTCATCGCCCACGTCGCCCTCAACGACCTCGCGATGATCGGCGTCTGCCAGGCGATCGTCCACGGTCGCACGACCACCTTCGCCAACGAGCGCTGTCAGGACCCGGCCGTCCTCGCGCGGTGGACCACGGCGGCCGGCGATCAAACCGGGCTGATCGATCGGGGCCGAGCGACCTCCCGTCAGGTGGTCGCGGCCCTCGCCCGGTTGACGCCCGAACAGCTGGCCGCCGAGGTGCACTGCCGGCTGCTCCATGCCGGTGCGGTGATGCTCGACGGTCCCCGGCCGTGGGGTGGCGTCGCCATCGAGACCCAGGCCGAGATGCACCTGCCGGCCCACGTGGGCCAGTTGCGCGCCCTCCGGCCGGCCTGA
- a CDS encoding CaiB/BaiF CoA-transferase family protein produces the protein MTNAPTPLAGIRVIDFSRVLAGPLVTQNLADLGADVIKIERPGHGDDTRTWGPPWFRAPDDDEQLDRATYYESLNRGKRSIVLDLFDESEDGDLAFARALARTGDVVVDNFRPGFMAGRGLDRETLAADNPAVVTCTVTAFGETGPAAQLAGYDLVAQAMGGLMHMTGQADGPPTRVGVPIVDMTTGLYATIGVLAALTERATTGVGRHVEVSLFDTAVATLTNHGTGTLMGGADPIRNGSRHPSIAPYEAYDASDGQLIIAAANNKLFALVAEALDRPDLLDDPRFVDNPTRRAHIDELADELNRTLAGGTRDEWVERLRARDVPCGPINSIPEAIGWSESMGLDPTVAADGYVGVRSPVRIDGIPAGTSSVRRPPRLGEHDAEVRAELEP, from the coding sequence GTGACCAACGCACCCACTCCCCTCGCCGGGATACGCGTGATCGACTTCTCCCGCGTGCTCGCCGGCCCGCTCGTCACCCAGAACCTCGCCGACCTCGGGGCGGACGTCATCAAGATCGAACGGCCCGGCCACGGCGACGACACCCGCACGTGGGGGCCACCCTGGTTCCGCGCACCGGATGACGACGAGCAACTCGACCGGGCGACCTACTACGAGTCGCTCAACCGGGGGAAGCGTTCGATCGTGCTCGACCTCTTCGACGAGTCCGAGGACGGCGATCTCGCGTTCGCGCGAGCGCTGGCCCGCACCGGCGACGTCGTCGTCGACAACTTCCGCCCGGGTTTCATGGCCGGGCGTGGTCTGGACCGGGAGACGCTCGCCGCCGACAACCCGGCTGTCGTCACCTGCACGGTGACCGCCTTCGGCGAGACCGGCCCGGCGGCCCAGCTCGCGGGCTACGACCTCGTCGCCCAGGCGATGGGCGGCCTCATGCACATGACCGGCCAGGCCGACGGACCGCCCACCCGGGTCGGCGTGCCGATCGTCGACATGACGACCGGTCTCTACGCCACGATCGGCGTGCTCGCCGCGCTCACCGAACGGGCGACGACCGGGGTCGGCCGTCATGTCGAGGTGAGCCTCTTCGACACCGCCGTCGCCACCCTCACCAACCACGGAACGGGCACGCTGATGGGCGGTGCCGATCCGATCCGCAACGGGTCCCGCCACCCGTCCATCGCGCCCTACGAGGCCTACGACGCGAGCGACGGCCAGCTCATCATCGCCGCCGCGAACAACAAGCTGTTCGCCCTCGTCGCCGAGGCGCTCGACCGGCCCGACCTCCTCGACGATCCCCGGTTCGTCGACAACCCGACCCGCCGGGCCCACATCGACGAGCTCGCCGACGAGCTCAACCGCACCCTGGCCGGCGGGACCCGCGACGAGTGGGTCGAGCGCCTGCGCGCCCGCGACGTGCCCTGCGGCCCGATCAACTCGATCCCGGAAGCGATCGGGTGGAGCGAGTCGATGGGCCTCGATCCCACCGTCGCGGCCGACGGCTATGTCGGCGTCCGTTCACCCGTACGGATCGACGGCATCCCGGCGGGCACGTCATCGGTCCGTCGGCCGCCCCGTCTCGGTGAACACGACGCCGAGGTGCGAGCCGAGCTGGAACCGTGA
- a CDS encoding VOC family protein, whose product MSRVALVSLLVPDYDEAIAFFIDVLGFELVEDRDEGRKRWVVVRPVGAETGIVLARADGPDQQAAVGNQLGGRVGFFLHTDDFTRDHARMTAAGVRFHEEPRREPYGIVAVWEDPWGNPWDLLQPTP is encoded by the coding sequence GTGAGCCGCGTCGCCCTCGTCTCCCTGCTCGTGCCCGACTACGACGAGGCCATCGCGTTCTTCATCGACGTCCTCGGCTTCGAGCTCGTGGAGGACCGAGACGAGGGCCGCAAGCGCTGGGTCGTCGTGCGTCCCGTCGGGGCCGAGACCGGGATCGTGCTCGCCCGCGCCGACGGTCCCGACCAGCAGGCCGCCGTCGGGAACCAGCTCGGCGGCCGGGTCGGGTTCTTCCTCCACACCGACGACTTCACCCGCGACCACGCCCGCATGACGGCCGCCGGCGTTCGCTTCCACGAGGAGCCGCGACGGGAGCCCTACGGCATCGTCGCCGTCTGGGAGGATCCGTGGGGCAACCCCTGGGACCTCCTCCAGCCGACCCCCTGA
- a CDS encoding SDR family NAD(P)-dependent oxidoreductase, whose product MFDLGTKTALVTGAGQNMGAGIARSLASQGAHVLVNDLVADRADEVAADIEAAGGRATGVAFDVTDIDAVVAAVDAHSPIDIVVNNAGNGGAAGMVPTPFAAMDPAEWDGPIEVNLRGVMNTAHAVINGMVERGWGRIITISSGAGNAGVGIGVTPYSAGKGGGLGFMRSLALEVASTGVTCNSVALGLMNNVGNSDVTAHLAKGVPVKRLGSPEDVGAMCVYLASEEAGWVTAQTYNLNGGSITS is encoded by the coding sequence ATGTTCGATCTGGGGACGAAGACCGCGTTGGTGACCGGGGCGGGTCAGAACATGGGGGCCGGGATCGCTCGGAGTCTGGCGAGCCAGGGCGCCCATGTGCTCGTGAACGATCTGGTCGCGGACCGGGCCGACGAGGTGGCCGCGGACATCGAGGCGGCGGGCGGCCGGGCGACCGGCGTCGCGTTCGACGTCACGGACATCGACGCCGTCGTGGCGGCCGTCGATGCCCACTCGCCGATCGACATCGTCGTGAACAATGCGGGCAACGGCGGTGCGGCGGGCATGGTGCCCACGCCGTTCGCGGCGATGGACCCGGCCGAGTGGGACGGCCCCATCGAGGTGAACCTGCGCGGCGTGATGAACACGGCCCACGCCGTGATCAACGGCATGGTCGAGCGGGGATGGGGCCGGATCATCACCATCTCGTCGGGCGCGGGCAACGCCGGTGTCGGCATCGGCGTCACGCCCTACAGCGCGGGAAAGGGCGGCGGTCTCGGCTTCATGCGATCCCTGGCGCTGGAGGTCGCGTCGACCGGCGTCACCTGCAACAGCGTGGCCCTCGGGCTGATGAACAATGTCGGCAACAGCGACGTCACCGCCCATCTCGCGAAGGGCGTGCCGGTGAAACGCCTCGGCTCCCCCGAGGACGTCGGCGCGATGTGCGTCTATCTCGCCTCGGAGGAGGCGGGGTGGGTGACCGCCCAGACCTACAACCTGAACGGCGGCTCGATCACCAGCTGA